A portion of the Thermotoga sp. SG1 genome contains these proteins:
- the panC gene encoding pantoate--beta-alanine ligase — protein MRIIETIEEMKKFSEEMREKRKTIGFVPTMGYLHEGHLSLVRRARAENDVVVVSIFVNPTQFGPNEDYERYPRDFERDRKLLEKENVDCVFHPSVEEMYPPDFSTFVEETKLSKPLCGRSRPGHFRGVCTVVTKLFNIVKPHRAYFGQKDAQQFRVLRRMVRDLNMDVEMIECPIVREPDGLAMSSRNVYLTSEERKQALALYQSLKLAENLFLNGERDAVKMKEAMINHLSRFDRVKIDYVEIVDEETLEPVEKIDRKVIVAVAAWVGKARLIDNMILG, from the coding sequence ATGAGAATCATAGAAACCATCGAAGAGATGAAGAAATTCTCCGAAGAAATGAGGGAAAAGAGGAAAACAATCGGTTTCGTTCCCACCATGGGATACCTTCACGAAGGTCATCTTTCACTCGTGAGAAGAGCAAGGGCAGAGAACGATGTGGTCGTGGTGAGCATCTTCGTGAATCCCACTCAGTTTGGTCCAAACGAAGATTATGAGAGATACCCGAGGGACTTCGAGAGGGACAGGAAACTTCTTGAGAAAGAGAACGTGGACTGCGTTTTTCATCCATCCGTGGAGGAGATGTATCCACCCGATTTCTCCACGTTCGTTGAGGAGACAAAGCTTTCAAAACCGCTCTGTGGTAGATCCAGGCCCGGACACTTTCGAGGGGTTTGTACCGTGGTCACAAAGCTCTTCAACATCGTGAAACCACACAGGGCATACTTCGGTCAAAAAGATGCACAGCAGTTCAGAGTGCTCAGGAGAATGGTGAGAGATCTGAACATGGACGTTGAGATGATCGAGTGTCCCATAGTGAGAGAACCAGACGGTCTTGCGATGAGCTCGAGAAACGTCTATCTCACGTCTGAAGAAAGAAAACAGGCTCTTGCCCTGTACCAGTCGTTGAAACTCGCTGAAAACCTCTTTTTGAACGGTGAGAGGGATGCTGTGAAGATGAAGGAGGCGATGATCAATCATCTGTCCAGATTCGACAGAGTGAAGATAGACTATGTGGAAATCGTCGATGAGGAAACGCTGGAGCCTGTTGAAAAAATCGATCGGAAAGTGATCGTCGCGGTCGCTGCCTGGGTGGGAAAGGCAAGACTGATAGATAACATGATACTGGGGTGA
- the rhaD gene encoding rhamnulose-1-phosphate aldolase, whose protein sequence is MKEIVKEIQRVAYWLAVKGLSEANAGNISVRIDEVPSSYEVKTVEAYGFEYNGPEMYLLITTTGSRMREIFEDESKICLLHILPGRHYEILHGEGKPTSEFPTHLMIHAWFKEMNSEKRAIVHTHPLNLLTLMNLEDFQGLLPKMMKIHPEVLIFFPQGISVVEFEKPGSVELGLKTVEKSQGKDAVLWDKHGVVAFGKDVAEAYDRVEILEKAAEILLRVLSLGRDPTGVPEGWL, encoded by the coding sequence ATGAAGGAGATCGTGAAAGAAATCCAAAGAGTTGCTTACTGGCTCGCTGTAAAGGGCCTTTCTGAAGCAAATGCAGGAAACATCTCTGTTAGAATCGATGAGGTGCCATCCAGTTACGAAGTGAAAACCGTGGAAGCGTACGGCTTCGAGTACAATGGCCCCGAGATGTATCTTCTGATCACAACGACTGGGTCGAGAATGAGGGAGATCTTCGAAGATGAAAGTAAGATCTGTCTTCTTCACATCCTTCCTGGAAGGCACTATGAAATCCTGCACGGTGAAGGAAAACCCACCAGTGAGTTTCCAACACATCTTATGATCCATGCATGGTTCAAAGAGATGAACTCAGAAAAAAGAGCGATCGTTCACACACATCCTCTGAACCTTCTCACACTGATGAACCTGGAGGACTTCCAGGGCCTTCTTCCGAAGATGATGAAGATTCACCCTGAGGTTCTCATCTTCTTTCCCCAGGGAATTTCCGTCGTCGAGTTTGAAAAACCAGGGAGCGTGGAACTCGGTTTGAAGACCGTTGAAAAATCTCAGGGCAAAGATGCCGTCCTGTGGGACAAACATGGAGTCGTAGCGTTTGGAAAGGACGTCGCAGAAGCCTACGACAGGGTTGAGATTCTGGAGAAGGCAGCAGAGATCCTTTTGAGGGTGCTCAGCCTTGGAAGAGATCCAACGGGTGTTCCGGAGGGATGGTTGTGA
- a CDS encoding anti-sigma factor antagonist has translation MFPYKIVEDVVILMPNKELNIENAHLFKRWVFDEFLNKGYNKILLVLSDVESIDSFSLGVIVNILKSVSSVGGFFALVSPNERVERVLSITNLDRIVKIYDTISEAMEEVQRR, from the coding sequence ATGTTTCCTTACAAAATAGTAGAAGACGTTGTTATACTCATGCCGAACAAGGAACTCAACATAGAGAATGCACACCTGTTCAAAAGGTGGGTGTTCGACGAGTTTTTGAACAAAGGATACAACAAAATCCTTCTTGTGCTTTCCGACGTGGAAAGTATCGATAGTTTCAGCCTGGGAGTCATTGTGAACATATTGAAGAGCGTGAGCAGTGTGGGAGGCTTTTTCGCACTGGTGTCTCCGAATGAGAGGGTGGAAAGGGTGCTTTCAATAACGAACCTGGATCGGATCGTGAAGATCTACGACACAATATCGGAGGCGATGGAGGAGGTGCAGAGAAGGTGA
- a CDS encoding metallophosphoesterase family protein, translating into MKRFLVISDSHVPVRMPDLPDEIVNALKEYDGVIGLGDYVNLDTVILLEKSSKEFYGVHGNMDYPDVKEHLPFSKVLLLEGVNIGMCHGWGAPWDLKDRLLRVFNEKPNVILFGHTHEPEDTTKAGVRFLNPGSLAEGSYAVLTLDGGEVRFELKKL; encoded by the coding sequence ATGAAACGATTTCTCGTAATCTCCGATTCACACGTTCCTGTACGAATGCCGGATCTTCCCGATGAAATTGTGAACGCTCTGAAAGAGTACGACGGGGTGATAGGGCTCGGAGACTACGTGAATCTTGACACGGTGATCCTTCTGGAAAAATCTTCCAAAGAATTCTACGGAGTCCATGGAAACATGGACTATCCGGATGTGAAGGAGCATCTTCCGTTTTCCAAGGTGCTCCTTTTGGAAGGTGTGAACATCGGAATGTGTCACGGCTGGGGTGCCCCCTGGGATTTGAAAGACCGCCTTCTCAGGGTGTTCAACGAAAAACCAAATGTGATCCTGTTCGGACACACGCATGAACCCGAAGACACCACGAAAGCGGGAGTGAGGTTTTTGAATCCTGGAAGCCTCGCAGAGGGATCCTACGCTGTTTTGACTCTCGATGGAGGTGAAGTGAGATTCGAGTTGAAGAAATTGTAA
- a CDS encoding 50S ribosomal protein L11 methyltransferase, with protein MRFKELVFPLKIDEEELLEKLYEEGFSNFAIEENREGNRLLKVYLREGETLPSFLSGWKPLDERLTTPKDWMVELEPFEIVEGVVADPTEKVTRTDKIVVKLSPGVAFGTGLHPTTQMSVFFLKKYLKAGDRVVDVGCGTGILAIVAKKLGASYVLAVDVDEQAVEVAKENVQKNNVDVIVKRSDLLSEVDGVFDIVVSNILAEIHLRLLEDVDRITHERSILILSGIVDTKENMVREKARKKGWNLLERKQEREWVTLVMKRS; from the coding sequence ATGAGATTTAAAGAACTGGTGTTCCCTTTGAAAATAGACGAGGAAGAACTTCTGGAAAAACTTTACGAGGAAGGCTTTTCCAATTTTGCTATAGAAGAAAACAGGGAAGGAAACAGGCTTCTCAAGGTGTATCTTCGGGAAGGGGAAACTCTTCCTTCTTTTTTGAGTGGCTGGAAGCCTTTAGATGAGAGACTAACAACACCGAAAGACTGGATGGTTGAACTGGAACCCTTCGAGATCGTAGAGGGCGTGGTGGCCGATCCCACAGAGAAAGTGACAAGGACGGACAAGATCGTGGTGAAACTTTCCCCGGGAGTCGCTTTCGGAACGGGACTTCATCCCACCACTCAGATGAGCGTGTTTTTCCTGAAAAAGTACCTGAAAGCAGGAGACAGGGTAGTGGATGTGGGATGTGGAACCGGAATCCTTGCCATAGTGGCAAAAAAACTCGGAGCATCGTACGTGCTGGCGGTGGATGTGGATGAGCAGGCGGTTGAGGTCGCAAAAGAGAACGTTCAAAAAAACAACGTGGATGTCATCGTGAAACGGTCCGATCTTCTTTCGGAAGTTGATGGTGTTTTCGATATAGTCGTATCCAACATCCTCGCGGAGATCCATCTAAGGCTCCTCGAAGACGTGGACAGAATCACCCACGAAAGGTCCATTTTGATCCTCTCCGGAATCGTGGATACGAAAGAAAACATGGTCAGAGAAAAGGCCAGAAAGAAAGGATGGAACCTTTTGGAAAGGAAGCAGGAAAGAGAATGGGTGACCCTCGTGATGAAAAGGTCGTAG
- the rhaI gene encoding L-rhamnose isomerase, giving the protein MEKIFKELDELEFELPSWAFSDAGTRFAVFHEEGAARNVFERIEDAALVHELTGCCPSVALHIPWDRVENWEELKEFVEEKGLRIGAINPNLFQDPDYKYGSLTNPSEKIRKKAIAHVMECVDIAVKTGSKIISLWLADGTDYPGQDDFRSRKKRLEESLKYIYENMPEDMYLFIEYKFFEPTFYHTDIPDWGTSYLLSEKLGERALVLVDLGHHAQGANIEYIVATLLSERKLGGFHLNNRKYADDDLTIASINPYEVFLIFKEIAFAWKDPELSDFAKKVVLMFDQAHITKPKILAMIQSVVMAQELFVKALLIDRRRLREAQEKCDVVEAEEILMDAFRTDVRPLLRENRKRKNLPEDPIKVFREGHYMEKRRRERR; this is encoded by the coding sequence ATGGAAAAGATCTTCAAAGAACTGGATGAATTGGAATTCGAACTTCCCTCCTGGGCGTTCAGCGATGCAGGAACGAGGTTTGCCGTCTTCCACGAAGAAGGAGCAGCCCGAAACGTTTTTGAAAGAATAGAAGATGCTGCGCTCGTTCATGAACTGACAGGTTGCTGTCCTTCCGTTGCCCTTCACATCCCGTGGGACAGAGTGGAAAACTGGGAAGAACTGAAGGAGTTTGTTGAAGAGAAAGGCTTGAGAATAGGTGCCATCAATCCGAATCTTTTCCAGGATCCAGATTACAAGTATGGAAGTCTCACCAATCCCAGCGAGAAGATCAGAAAAAAAGCGATCGCACACGTGATGGAATGTGTGGACATAGCGGTGAAAACGGGTTCGAAGATAATCAGTCTGTGGCTTGCAGACGGAACGGATTATCCGGGTCAGGACGATTTCCGTTCCAGAAAGAAAAGGCTCGAAGAGTCACTGAAGTACATTTACGAAAACATGCCAGAGGATATGTACCTTTTCATAGAGTACAAGTTCTTCGAGCCTACTTTCTACCACACGGACATACCGGACTGGGGGACGAGTTATCTTCTCTCAGAAAAGCTGGGAGAACGAGCCCTTGTACTTGTTGATCTTGGACATCACGCTCAGGGAGCAAACATAGAATACATCGTTGCGACACTGCTCTCTGAGAGGAAACTCGGAGGATTTCATCTGAACAACAGAAAGTACGCGGACGACGACCTCACGATCGCTTCCATAAACCCGTATGAGGTGTTTTTGATCTTCAAGGAGATCGCCTTTGCCTGGAAAGATCCTGAGCTTTCCGACTTTGCAAAGAAAGTGGTTCTCATGTTCGATCAAGCACATATCACAAAGCCGAAGATCCTTGCGATGATACAATCTGTTGTGATGGCTCAGGAGCTCTTTGTGAAGGCACTTCTCATAGACAGAAGGCGTCTGAGAGAAGCTCAAGAAAAGTGCGATGTGGTGGAGGCAGAAGAAATTCTGATGGATGCCTTCCGAACGGACGTGAGGCCTCTTCTGAGAGAGAACAGAAAACGAAAGAACCTTCCAGAAGATCCGATAAAGGTGTTCAGGGAAGGACACTACATGGAGAAAAGAAGGAGAGAGAGAAGATGA
- the rpiB gene encoding ribose 5-phosphate isomerase B: MKIAIASDHAAFELKEKVKNYLLNKGIEVLDHGTHSEESVDYPDYAKKVVQSVLSNEVDYGILLCGTGLGMSIAANRYRGIRAALCLFPDMARLARSHNNANVLVLPGRLIGSELAFWIVDTFLSTPFDGGRHERRIRKIDEI; the protein is encoded by the coding sequence GTGAAGATCGCCATAGCATCGGATCACGCTGCGTTTGAGTTGAAAGAGAAGGTGAAAAACTACCTTCTGAACAAAGGCATCGAAGTCCTCGATCACGGCACACATTCCGAAGAGTCCGTTGATTATCCAGACTACGCAAAGAAGGTTGTACAATCCGTCCTGTCCAACGAAGTGGACTACGGGATACTACTCTGCGGGACTGGGCTCGGCATGTCGATCGCCGCGAACAGATACAGAGGAATAAGGGCTGCCCTCTGTCTCTTTCCGGACATGGCGAGGCTTGCAAGGTCGCACAACAACGCGAACGTGCTCGTTCTTCCTGGAAGACTGATCGGTTCAGAACTTGCTTTCTGGATAGTTGATACCTTTCTTTCGACCCCATTCGATGGAGGAAGACACGAAAGGAGAATAAGAAAGATCGATGAGATTTAA
- a CDS encoding alpha-L-rhamnosidase — protein sequence MNLKDLENPGVWYRPAPFWSWNDKLCEEELLRQIDEMYEKGYGGFFIHSRVGLVTEYLSDEWMALVKRCAEHAKELGMLAWLYDEDKWPSGFAGGIVPLENDEYRHRFLVLLKKEQIEPGDEILKRIERGNEEFFVVKRTMKLGAPWFNGTCYVDLLSKKVTEAFIKSTHEKYRKVCGEFFGSSIPGIFTDEPTYLRVHYPENPTLPWTDRFPEEFLKRKGYDIREHFEELFFNTKDYMKVRYDFFDVATELFIENFTIPYAKWCEENGIFMTGHYMAEDTLRGQVEWIGSAMPHYEYMQIPGVDKLARHLEQVITIKQVSSVAEQLGKKWVLCETFGTTGQHVSFLHRKWIADWQAVLGITYINPHLSLYSMRGERKRDYPPNLFYQQPWWRNEKRFSDYLARLNYLMTQGKREVKVLVIHPITSAWCVYSKFDDEIDRLNESFDRTVKELVSSKIDFHFGDETILSKYGKVSGEKLVVGNCEYDIVLVPPLLNLRRSTVDLLNEFSKNGGTIFVLKDGNFFLERVEGRKEEPEFLKRARVFEDLQDLIDSLRDVAVVEVIDKKTGRNAKSVIAQKRLLEDGSYLIFLANTDINREVHCHLKLKEEKDHVYVIDILDFAAVELNEREFTMHPASSLLIWVTDEKIPSQRKSVISTGVVLRRKFELEMAFSEFETEMNGFNVLSVDRVDMFEADGKTFRDEYVSKIWYEFYRLPEGTPFKVVYSFEVSVKPEKLFLAVECAENLNRITVNGHEVVFKRKGCTFTEEECFLDVNFGKMDITELVQVGKNIVVLEGRKSNNITGPGCHERVKDPENHRPTEVETIYLVGKFSLVNVDGTRYVIDEPKVPDHRDITQSGYPFYVGSFTLKKTFEMKKDPKRKYFLKLNNVKAASVEVFLNGKFMGSLFWEPFMVEITDILRDGKNELKLVLTNTLFNLIEANHKADVLEETFRRPWSFIDFEHHTDRYVLLPFGLENAVLLSSSSL from the coding sequence GTGAACCTGAAGGATCTGGAAAACCCCGGTGTGTGGTACAGGCCCGCACCTTTTTGGAGCTGGAACGACAAACTGTGTGAAGAAGAACTTTTGAGACAGATAGACGAGATGTACGAAAAAGGATACGGTGGCTTTTTCATACACTCAAGGGTAGGACTTGTTACAGAGTATCTCTCTGATGAGTGGATGGCACTCGTGAAAAGATGTGCTGAACACGCCAAAGAACTTGGAATGCTTGCCTGGCTTTACGATGAGGACAAATGGCCTTCTGGATTTGCCGGTGGAATCGTTCCTCTCGAAAATGATGAATACCGCCACAGGTTTCTTGTACTTTTGAAGAAAGAGCAGATCGAACCAGGCGACGAGATTTTGAAAAGGATAGAAAGAGGAAATGAAGAATTTTTCGTTGTGAAGCGCACGATGAAACTGGGAGCTCCCTGGTTCAACGGAACCTGCTACGTGGATCTTCTCTCGAAGAAGGTCACAGAAGCCTTCATCAAATCAACTCACGAGAAGTACAGAAAGGTGTGTGGTGAGTTCTTTGGCTCTTCGATCCCGGGGATCTTCACCGACGAGCCCACCTATCTGAGAGTACATTATCCGGAGAATCCCACACTCCCATGGACGGACCGCTTTCCAGAAGAGTTCCTAAAGAGAAAGGGATACGATATCAGAGAACACTTTGAAGAGCTCTTTTTTAATACGAAAGACTATATGAAAGTAAGATACGATTTCTTCGATGTTGCAACTGAACTCTTCATCGAAAACTTCACAATACCCTATGCAAAGTGGTGTGAAGAAAACGGTATCTTCATGACGGGTCACTATATGGCTGAAGATACGCTCAGGGGACAGGTTGAATGGATAGGATCTGCTATGCCACACTACGAATACATGCAGATACCAGGGGTTGATAAACTTGCACGTCATCTCGAACAGGTGATCACGATAAAGCAGGTGTCATCGGTGGCGGAACAGCTGGGAAAGAAATGGGTGCTCTGTGAAACGTTCGGGACCACAGGCCAGCACGTGAGCTTTCTTCACAGAAAATGGATCGCAGACTGGCAGGCAGTTCTTGGAATCACCTACATAAATCCACACCTCAGTCTCTACTCGATGAGAGGAGAAAGAAAAAGAGACTACCCACCGAACCTCTTCTATCAGCAGCCCTGGTGGAGGAACGAAAAACGCTTCTCCGATTATCTTGCCAGACTGAACTATCTGATGACACAGGGGAAAAGAGAAGTGAAGGTGCTGGTGATCCATCCGATCACCTCTGCTTGGTGTGTGTACTCGAAGTTTGACGACGAGATCGACAGACTCAACGAATCCTTCGACAGGACTGTGAAAGAACTCGTCTCAAGCAAAATAGATTTCCATTTCGGCGATGAGACGATCCTTTCAAAATACGGAAAGGTGAGCGGAGAAAAACTTGTGGTGGGAAACTGTGAGTACGATATCGTCCTGGTACCTCCTCTGCTGAACCTAAGACGCTCAACGGTGGATCTTTTGAACGAGTTTTCGAAAAACGGTGGAACGATCTTTGTCTTGAAAGATGGAAACTTCTTCCTGGAGAGGGTGGAGGGAAGAAAAGAAGAACCGGAGTTCCTCAAAAGAGCACGTGTTTTCGAAGACCTTCAGGATCTTATCGATTCACTCAGGGATGTGGCTGTCGTCGAGGTCATAGACAAAAAGACCGGAAGGAACGCAAAATCTGTGATTGCACAGAAGAGGTTGCTTGAGGACGGCTCGTACCTTATCTTTCTTGCAAACACGGACATCAACCGCGAAGTGCACTGTCATTTGAAGTTGAAAGAAGAAAAAGATCATGTGTACGTGATCGATATTCTTGACTTTGCTGCAGTGGAGCTGAACGAAAGGGAGTTCACCATGCATCCGGCATCGAGCCTTTTGATCTGGGTAACGGACGAGAAGATTCCATCTCAGAGAAAGAGTGTGATATCAACGGGGGTGGTTTTGAGAAGAAAATTCGAACTTGAAATGGCGTTTTCTGAGTTCGAAACGGAGATGAACGGTTTCAACGTACTGTCCGTGGACAGGGTAGATATGTTCGAAGCAGATGGGAAGACCTTCAGGGATGAGTACGTTTCGAAGATCTGGTACGAGTTCTACAGACTACCAGAAGGTACTCCGTTCAAAGTGGTGTATTCGTTCGAGGTCAGTGTAAAACCAGAGAAACTTTTTCTTGCTGTTGAGTGTGCAGAAAACCTCAACAGAATCACGGTGAACGGCCATGAAGTGGTGTTCAAAAGAAAAGGCTGTACTTTCACCGAGGAAGAATGTTTCCTGGATGTGAACTTCGGAAAGATGGATATCACAGAGCTTGTCCAGGTGGGAAAAAACATCGTCGTTTTGGAAGGAAGAAAGAGCAACAACATCACAGGACCAGGCTGTCACGAGAGGGTGAAAGATCCCGAAAATCACAGACCCACGGAAGTGGAAACGATCTATCTTGTTGGGAAATTCTCCCTTGTGAACGTAGATGGAACAAGATACGTGATCGACGAACCCAAAGTGCCAGATCACAGAGACATCACACAGAGTGGATACCCGTTTTATGTGGGTTCTTTCACCCTTAAGAAGACCTTCGAGATGAAAAAAGACCCGAAAAGAAAGTACTTTCTCAAACTGAACAACGTGAAGGCCGCATCCGTAGAGGTATTTTTGAACGGAAAGTTCATGGGAAGTCTCTTCTGGGAACCGTTCATGGTGGAGATCACAGACATTCTTCGCGACGGAAAGAACGAACTGAAACTTGTTCTCACCAACACACTTTTCAACCTGATAGAGGCGAACCACAAGGCCGATGTGCTCGAAGAAACGTTCAGAAGACCGTGGAGTTTCATAGACTTTGAGCATCACACTGACAGATACGTTCTTTTACCTTTTGGGCTGGAAAACGCTGTTTTACTCAGCTCTTCTTCACTATGA
- a CDS encoding DUF501 domain-containing protein: MGDPRDEKVVEWQLGRKITNMRRVVFRCPHGYPVVIESFPIKDGKPFPTLYWLTCPHLRKEVSKLESQGYIKEFEEKLKREDILREKMKKAHVEIIKKRAELLPEDHPFREILSKVGTGGIRDFTKLKCLHLHLADYLAGVKNPIGEMVWDLVERKFCEENLCRAGEERE; this comes from the coding sequence ATGGGTGACCCTCGTGATGAAAAGGTCGTAGAATGGCAACTTGGAAGGAAAATCACGAACATGAGGCGCGTTGTCTTTCGATGTCCCCATGGATACCCCGTCGTCATAGAAAGCTTTCCCATCAAAGATGGAAAGCCTTTTCCCACACTTTACTGGCTCACCTGCCCTCATCTGAGAAAGGAAGTCTCAAAACTCGAATCGCAGGGATACATAAAAGAGTTTGAGGAAAAGCTGAAAAGAGAAGACATACTTCGAGAAAAGATGAAAAAAGCTCACGTTGAGATCATAAAGAAAAGAGCAGAACTCTTGCCAGAAGATCATCCCTTCCGGGAGATTCTTTCAAAAGTTGGAACCGGTGGTATCAGAGACTTCACCAAACTGAAATGTCTCCACCTTCATCTCGCGGACTATCTGGCCGGAGTGAAAAACCCCATAGGGGAGATGGTGTGGGATCTTGTGGAGAGAAAGTTCTGCGAAGAGAACCTTTGCAGAGCGGGGGAGGAGAGAGAATGA
- a CDS encoding asparagine synthase-related protein, giving the protein MKDGKLYVAFSGGKDSSLVAILAKMALGKERVELVTIDWGPYTYEKSRKIVRRFAEKYGLKHTFIPSNGLQEKVWRYGPSCNACTRDVKTRLVKEYAKDCLVASGANASDSWGKTGLKVFDGVYSPLYRVGKAEINAMIDHLGIEVRKIGESAGREGCKLKHLLKMLINPDYHGRAVSVANEILLNVLEKHGFTPELANVKIMGPLSRNIALVNVKPLPLREIVEEIVEKLSKEEVIDEVVIVDRPMKLFVLANPAIYRNEESRKWVKEGRLQPEFAFPIEVEWKESRNNRLRTFQVIDFEKE; this is encoded by the coding sequence GTGAAAGATGGAAAACTATACGTTGCCTTCTCTGGAGGGAAGGATAGCTCTCTTGTTGCGATCCTTGCGAAGATGGCCCTCGGAAAAGAGAGGGTGGAACTCGTCACCATCGACTGGGGACCTTATACCTACGAAAAATCAAGAAAGATCGTTCGAAGATTTGCGGAAAAGTATGGACTGAAGCACACCTTCATCCCATCCAACGGACTTCAGGAGAAGGTCTGGAGATACGGGCCTTCTTGCAACGCCTGTACCAGAGACGTGAAAACGCGCCTTGTGAAAGAGTACGCCAAAGATTGTCTTGTCGCAAGCGGTGCCAACGCCTCAGATAGCTGGGGGAAAACGGGACTGAAAGTCTTCGACGGGGTCTACTCACCTCTCTACAGAGTAGGAAAAGCCGAGATAAACGCGATGATAGATCACCTCGGAATAGAGGTGAGAAAGATAGGAGAGTCGGCAGGAAGAGAAGGCTGCAAACTGAAGCATCTTTTGAAGATGCTCATAAATCCGGATTACCACGGAAGAGCTGTTTCGGTTGCAAACGAGATCCTTCTGAACGTTCTGGAAAAGCATGGTTTCACTCCAGAACTTGCAAACGTGAAGATCATGGGACCCCTCTCCAGAAACATCGCCTTGGTGAACGTAAAACCTCTTCCGCTGAGAGAAATCGTTGAAGAGATCGTTGAAAAACTTTCAAAAGAAGAAGTGATAGACGAGGTGGTGATCGTCGACAGACCCATGAAGCTTTTTGTTCTTGCAAATCCTGCGATCTACAGAAACGAAGAGTCAAGAAAATGGGTAAAGGAGGGAAGGCTCCAGCCAGAGTTTGCCTTCCCCATAGAGGTGGAGTGGAAAGAGTCCAGAAACAACAGGCTGAGAACCTTTCAAGTGATAGATTTTGAAAAGGAGTGA
- a CDS encoding rhamnulokinase family protein, which translates to MVVNVLAVDLGATNGKVYEVELEEKLAVREIKRFRTGGIFLPGKDRDHFLWNLPKFYEEIRDILENSDAQAVGVDTWGVDFALLDKRGRLISLPYHYRDIRTEGVMEKVFDIVSKKYIFKRTGIQFMEINTLYQLYSMVLSKDPFLKVARKILMIPDMFNFWFSGEMVSEYTIASTSQCYSVPEKRWAFDLLEKLSIPAEIFPEVVPPGTILGKCKVKREMNVIATTCHDTASAVVAVPFEEEEIYISSGTWFLVGTELEEPLLTEEVMERNFTNEGGYGKIRFLKNATGMWLLEECNRVWKKNYSEIVKMAENAPSFQAFLDPDREEFLHPGNMLERIRSYLEKTGQRVLEEIGEVSRLIFESLAFNSRWIVDQIEELTGRRYEKIHIVGGAVKNGLLMSFIADATGKIVVAGPVDATPIGNALVQFIAMGEIKDLDEAREVVRKSFELKVFEPKNPELWSEKYEEWRRYKEMEV; encoded by the coding sequence ATGGTTGTGAACGTACTCGCTGTAGATCTTGGAGCAACGAACGGAAAGGTTTACGAGGTTGAACTGGAAGAAAAGTTGGCTGTGAGGGAAATCAAAAGATTCAGAACAGGTGGTATTTTCCTTCCAGGAAAAGATAGGGATCACTTCTTGTGGAACCTTCCCAAGTTTTACGAAGAGATACGTGATATCCTGGAGAACTCAGACGCACAGGCTGTTGGGGTCGATACCTGGGGTGTGGACTTTGCGCTGCTTGACAAGAGGGGAAGGCTCATCTCCCTTCCGTACCATTACAGAGACATAAGAACAGAGGGAGTTATGGAGAAAGTCTTCGATATCGTCTCGAAAAAGTACATATTCAAGCGAACGGGGATACAGTTCATGGAGATAAACACTCTCTATCAGCTCTACTCGATGGTTCTTTCAAAAGATCCTTTCCTGAAAGTGGCAAGGAAAATCCTGATGATACCAGACATGTTCAACTTCTGGTTCTCCGGGGAAATGGTGAGTGAGTACACGATCGCAAGCACTTCCCAGTGCTACAGCGTGCCAGAGAAGAGATGGGCGTTCGACCTTCTCGAAAAGCTCTCCATTCCTGCTGAGATCTTTCCGGAGGTGGTTCCGCCGGGTACCATCCTGGGAAAATGTAAGGTAAAAAGGGAAATGAACGTGATCGCCACCACCTGCCACGACACCGCCTCCGCCGTTGTGGCTGTTCCGTTCGAAGAGGAAGAGATCTACATCAGTTCTGGAACTTGGTTTCTTGTGGGAACGGAACTGGAGGAACCACTTCTGACGGAAGAGGTGATGGAAAGAAACTTCACAAACGAAGGTGGATACGGAAAGATCAGGTTTCTCAAGAACGCGACCGGTATGTGGCTCCTTGAAGAGTGCAACAGAGTGTGGAAAAAGAACTATTCGGAGATCGTGAAGATGGCAGAGAACGCACCTTCTTTCCAGGCGTTTCTTGACCCGGACAGGGAGGAGTTTCTTCACCCTGGAAACATGCTGGAGAGGATCAGATCTTATCTTGAAAAGACAGGCCAGAGAGTACTTGAGGAAATCGGCGAAGTTTCTCGTCTCATCTTCGAGTCCCTTGCGTTCAACAGCAGGTGGATTGTGGATCAGATCGAAGAACTCACCGGCAGAAGGTACGAGAAGATCCACATAGTGGGTGGAGCCGTGAAGAACGGTCTTTTGATGAGTTTCATTGCCGATGCAACGGGAAAGATCGTGGTGGCAGGTCCTGTGGATGCAACGCCCATCGGAAACGCTCTCGTTCAGTTCATCGCCATGGGCGAGATAAAAGATCTCGACGAGGCAAGAGAGGTTGTGAGAAAGTCCTTTGAGTTGAAGGTGTTCGAGCCGAAAAATCCGGAGTTGTGGAGCGAAAAATACGAAGAATGGAGAAGGTACAAGGAGATGGAAGTGTGA